The following proteins are encoded in a genomic region of Candidatus Methylospira mobilis:
- a CDS encoding sulfate ABC transporter substrate-binding protein: MTKNRLKKFLTALALVATLGAGALQAAGLTLLNVSYDPTREFYQDYNKIFIKHWAETSKETLEINQSHGGSGKQARAIIDGLDADVATLGLAYDVDQLYQKGKLIPENWQSRLPNNSSPYTSTIVFLVRKGNPQHIKDWDDLVKPGVALVSANPKTSGGARWNYLAAWGYALKKYGDEASARDFVKRFYKNVAVLDTGARGATVSFVERGIGDVLINWENEAYLNLKEYGNDKYEVIVPSVSVLAEPPVTVVDTIVKRHGTEKVATEYLAYLYSKEAQELAAKHFYRPSDKDVLAKHASEFKPLNLFTVDQVFGGWTKAQNTHFADGGVFDQIFAQ, encoded by the coding sequence ATGACAAAAAACAGATTAAAAAAGTTTCTAACTGCACTTGCTCTTGTTGCAACGCTTGGCGCAGGTGCTTTGCAAGCGGCGGGCCTGACACTGTTGAATGTGTCCTATGATCCTACGCGCGAGTTTTATCAGGACTACAACAAGATTTTTATCAAGCATTGGGCGGAAACATCGAAAGAAACCCTCGAAATCAATCAGTCGCACGGCGGCAGCGGCAAGCAGGCGCGAGCCATTATCGACGGACTGGATGCCGATGTCGCGACATTGGGATTGGCGTATGACGTTGATCAGCTCTATCAGAAAGGCAAGCTGATACCTGAAAACTGGCAGTCGCGTTTGCCAAACAATAGCTCGCCTTATACATCCACCATCGTGTTTCTGGTTAGAAAAGGCAATCCGCAGCATATCAAGGACTGGGACGATCTGGTGAAGCCGGGCGTGGCCTTGGTGTCGGCCAATCCCAAAACATCAGGCGGCGCGCGCTGGAACTATCTGGCTGCGTGGGGGTATGCGCTAAAGAAATACGGCGATGAAGCTTCGGCGCGCGATTTTGTCAAGCGTTTCTACAAAAACGTTGCGGTACTGGATACAGGCGCGCGCGGCGCGACCGTATCCTTCGTCGAGCGTGGAATCGGAGATGTGTTGATTAATTGGGAGAATGAAGCCTATCTTAATCTTAAGGAATACGGTAACGACAAGTATGAAGTTATCGTGCCTTCGGTCAGCGTGCTTGCCGAACCGCCCGTGACAGTTGTAGATACGATAGTCAAACGTCATGGAACGGAAAAAGTGGCTACCGAGTATCTGGCCTACTTATACAGCAAGGAAGCGCAGGAGTTGGCCGCCAAACACTTCTATCGCCCCAGCGATAAGGACGTGCTTGCAAAACACGCGTCTGAGTTCAAGCCGTTGAACCTGTTTACTGTCGATCAGGTTTTCGGCGGGTGGACCAAGGCGCAGAACACGCATTTTGCCGATGGCGGCGTGTTCGATCAGATTTTTGCTCAGTAA
- a CDS encoding MlaC/ttg2D family ABC transporter substrate-binding protein yields the protein MKLSNILLAGVFSLIALGYFGAPVPASAGDADLLPPQRVIQDTSKQLQTTLQRPEYKNSFPKAVSFVESVIDPHVDFDRVAMLILGKYWKVATPEQKQSFKKEFRTLLVRTYTTAFTEYSDWTIRYSPLEIEEGAKRIEVKTEILRKDGEPVRVGYRMENTNNDWKVYDILIEGISLVQNYRTSFTGDIERYGSLDRLIGVLAQRNAEAASGKVSTANPS from the coding sequence ATGAAGTTAAGCAATATTTTGCTGGCCGGGGTTTTTTCATTGATCGCCTTGGGTTATTTCGGCGCGCCGGTTCCGGCATCGGCCGGCGATGCGGACCTGCTTCCGCCGCAACGGGTTATTCAGGATACTTCGAAGCAGTTGCAGACCACGTTGCAGCGTCCCGAGTATAAAAACAGCTTTCCCAAGGCTGTGAGTTTTGTCGAAAGCGTGATCGATCCGCATGTCGACTTCGATCGGGTGGCGATGCTGATTCTGGGGAAATATTGGAAGGTCGCTACCCCCGAGCAGAAACAGTCGTTCAAGAAAGAGTTCAGAACCTTGCTGGTGCGGACTTACACCACCGCATTCACCGAGTATTCAGACTGGACCATCCGCTATTCGCCGCTTGAAATCGAAGAGGGTGCCAAGCGTATCGAGGTCAAGACCGAGATATTGCGCAAGGATGGCGAACCGGTTCGCGTGGGTTACCGGATGGAAAATACCAATAATGACTGGAAGGTCTACGATATCCTGATCGAAGGCATCAGTCTGGTGCAAAATTACCGCACCAGTTTTACCGGAGATATCGAGCGCTACGGTTCACTGGATCGTTTGATCGGGGTATTGGCCCAGCGCAATGCCGAAGCCGCCTCCGGAAAAGTTTCAACTGCCAACCCGTCATAG
- a CDS encoding YezD family protein translates to MSDQVVANSGKANKPELLIAELLKDLRYGSLEIVIHDGRIVQIERKEKLRFDANSR, encoded by the coding sequence GTGTCGGATCAGGTTGTGGCGAATAGCGGGAAGGCGAACAAGCCTGAATTGCTGATCGCGGAATTGTTGAAGGATTTACGATACGGCTCTCTGGAAATCGTGATTCATGACGGACGTATCGTGCAGATCGAGCGCAAGGAAAAATTGCGCTTCGATGCAAACTCCAGGTAA
- the hemB gene encoding porphobilinogen synthase: protein MHPASNPALCLGRRPRRMRKDDFSRRLMRENTLTADDLIYPVFVHEGQNRRVAVASMPGVERISVDELIREAERAYQLGIPAIALFPVTSEDKKSGDAAEAYNPDGLAQRTVRALKQALPKLGVITDVALDPFTTHGQDGLISAQGYVLNDETVEVLVKQALSHAEAGADIVAPSDMMDGRIGAIREALEDAGHINTRILAYSAKYASSFYGPFRDAVGSAASLGQADKYSYQMDPANSDEALMEAELDLSEGADMIMVKPGLPYLDVLARIKERFAAPTFVYQVSGEYAMLKAAAGNGWLNEKQTVLETLLAFKRAGADAILSYYALQAAQWLREGRG from the coding sequence ATGCATCCAGCCAGCAACCCCGCGCTTTGTCTTGGCCGAAGGCCGCGCAGAATGCGCAAGGACGATTTCAGCCGCCGCTTGATGCGGGAAAATACGCTGACCGCCGACGACCTGATCTATCCGGTTTTTGTGCACGAAGGGCAAAATCGGCGCGTAGCGGTCGCCTCCATGCCGGGCGTGGAGCGCATCAGCGTGGACGAGCTCATCCGCGAAGCCGAGCGCGCTTATCAATTGGGCATACCCGCCATAGCACTGTTTCCGGTCACGTCCGAAGATAAAAAAAGCGGCGACGCCGCCGAAGCCTACAATCCGGACGGTCTCGCGCAACGCACCGTGCGCGCGCTTAAACAGGCGCTGCCGAAACTGGGCGTAATCACCGATGTAGCGCTTGACCCGTTTACGACGCACGGACAGGACGGACTGATTAGCGCCCAAGGCTACGTGCTCAACGACGAAACTGTTGAGGTTCTTGTCAAACAGGCGCTTTCCCATGCGGAGGCCGGGGCAGATATAGTTGCGCCGTCGGACATGATGGACGGCCGCATCGGCGCAATACGCGAAGCGCTGGAGGACGCCGGACATATCAATACGCGTATTCTCGCCTATTCGGCCAAGTATGCTTCCAGCTTTTACGGCCCGTTCCGCGACGCTGTCGGCTCCGCCGCCAGCCTCGGTCAGGCCGACAAATACAGCTACCAAATGGACCCGGCCAATTCCGATGAAGCACTAATGGAAGCAGAGTTGGATCTCTCCGAAGGCGCCGACATGATCATGGTTAAACCGGGCCTGCCTTATCTGGATGTGTTGGCCCGGATCAAGGAACGCTTTGCCGCCCCCACTTTTGTTTATCAGGTCAGCGGAGAATACGCCATGCTGAAAGCGGCGGCGGGCAACGGCTGGCTGAACGAAAAACAAACCGTTCTGGAAACCCTGCTGGCGTTCAAGCGTGCGGGAGCCGACGCCATTCTGAGCTACTACGCGCTGCAAGCAGCGCAATGGTTACGGGAAGGTCGGGGATAA
- a CDS encoding potassium-transporting ATPase subunit F, with product MSWLYLLSGGVACAIFAYLLVALFYPEKF from the coding sequence ATGAGCTGGTTATATCTTCTGAGTGGCGGCGTTGCCTGCGCAATATTCGCCTATTTACTGGTGGCGCTATTTTATCCGGAGAAATTCTAA
- the kdpA gene encoding potassium-transporting ATPase subunit KdpA, translating to MTGNALIQISVYIFALLLLAKPLGSYMARIYEGKFGAFTRILTPIENLIYRASGVDPAQGMRWTQYALAMLAFNLLGLLAVYALQRLQLLLPLNPQGLPAVTPDSAFNTAISFATNTNWQGYGGEATMSYLTQMLGLTVQNFVSAASGMAVLVALIRGFNQKNTSTLGNFWVDMTRSTLYILLPLSFILALVLVGQGVVQTFKPYQTVPLVESYTYDQAKLGDDGLALKDANGEPVTEKQTATEQTIAVGPAASQVAIKQLGTNGGGFFNVNSAHPLENPTPLSNFLELLSILLIPAALCYTFGVMVGDTRQGWAILSAMTIVLVVAIFITVGAEQGGNPLLAELGVDQINSPLQAGGNMEGKETRFGITNSSLWSVATTAASNGSVNAMHDSFTPIGGLVPMVMMQLGEVIFGGVGSGLYGMIVFAMVAVFVAGLMIGRTPEYLGKKIEAYEMKMAAIVILIPPLIVLVGTAVAVIAAAGKASVFNPGAHGFSEILYAFSSAGNNNGSAFGGLSANVPFYNAMLGIAMFFSRYWLAIPVLAIAGSFAAKKTVPVGVGTLPTHTPLFVVLLIGTVLLVGALTFVPALALGPVIDHLHMLGLH from the coding sequence ATGACCGGTAATGCACTGATACAAATCTCGGTCTATATTTTCGCGCTGCTGCTGCTTGCCAAGCCGCTCGGCAGTTACATGGCGCGCATCTACGAAGGCAAGTTCGGCGCTTTTACGCGCATACTGACCCCTATTGAAAACCTGATTTACCGCGCTAGCGGGGTCGATCCCGCGCAAGGCATGCGCTGGACTCAATATGCGCTTGCCATGCTGGCGTTCAATCTCCTCGGCCTCCTCGCCGTTTACGCATTGCAACGGCTGCAGTTGCTGTTGCCGCTGAATCCGCAAGGCTTGCCGGCAGTGACGCCTGACTCGGCATTTAACACCGCCATCAGCTTCGCCACCAATACCAACTGGCAGGGTTACGGCGGCGAAGCCACCATGAGCTATCTGACTCAGATGCTGGGTCTGACCGTGCAGAACTTCGTTTCCGCCGCAAGCGGCATGGCGGTTCTGGTTGCGCTGATACGCGGATTCAACCAGAAAAATACATCGACGCTGGGAAACTTCTGGGTCGACATGACGCGCAGCACGCTCTACATCCTGCTGCCGCTGTCGTTCATTCTGGCTTTGGTTCTGGTGGGCCAGGGCGTTGTTCAAACCTTCAAACCTTATCAAACAGTGCCGTTGGTCGAGTCTTATACCTATGATCAGGCCAAACTCGGCGATGACGGGCTGGCGCTCAAAGATGCGAACGGCGAACCGGTCACGGAAAAGCAAACCGCTACCGAACAAACCATCGCAGTCGGCCCTGCCGCATCGCAGGTAGCAATCAAGCAGCTCGGCACCAACGGCGGCGGCTTCTTCAATGTGAACTCAGCGCATCCGCTGGAAAATCCGACGCCGCTTTCCAACTTTCTGGAACTCCTGTCGATACTGCTGATACCCGCGGCGCTCTGCTATACCTTTGGCGTAATGGTTGGCGATACGCGCCAGGGCTGGGCGATCCTGTCAGCCATGACCATCGTACTCGTGGTGGCTATCTTCATCACGGTCGGCGCAGAGCAGGGAGGCAATCCGTTACTGGCTGAATTGGGCGTCGACCAGATCAACTCGCCGTTACAGGCGGGCGGCAACATGGAAGGCAAGGAAACGCGCTTCGGCATCACCAATTCTTCGCTCTGGTCAGTAGCCACCACGGCGGCGTCGAACGGATCGGTCAACGCGATGCACGACTCCTTTACGCCGATAGGGGGCCTGGTGCCAATGGTGATGATGCAGCTGGGCGAAGTTATTTTCGGCGGCGTCGGCTCCGGACTGTACGGCATGATCGTGTTTGCAATGGTCGCCGTGTTTGTGGCGGGCCTGATGATAGGCCGCACCCCGGAGTATCTGGGCAAAAAGATCGAAGCCTACGAAATGAAAATGGCCGCCATCGTGATACTGATTCCTCCGTTGATCGTACTGGTCGGGACGGCGGTTGCGGTCATTGCTGCGGCGGGCAAAGCGTCGGTATTCAATCCAGGGGCGCATGGTTTCAGCGAAATTCTCTATGCGTTTTCCTCGGCCGGCAACAACAACGGCAGCGCTTTCGGCGGACTCTCTGCCAACGTACCCTTTTATAACGCGATGCTCGGCATAGCCATGTTTTTTTCACGCTATTGGCTGGCGATTCCAGTACTGGCAATCGCCGGTTCTTTTGCCGCCAAAAAGACGGTGCCGGTGGGCGTAGGCACATTGCCCACCCATACGCCATTATTTGTTGTGCTGCTGATCGGCACCGTGCTATTGGTCGGCGCCCTCACCTTTGTGCCCGCCCTGGCATTGGGGCCGGTGATTGATCACCTGCATATGCTCGGCCTGCATTGA
- the ntrC gene encoding nitrogen regulation protein NR(I), producing the protein MSGSQSWVVDDDRSIRWVLERALQKADIKPRCFPNAGLLLNALESSAPDAILTDIRIPDMDGFTLLKRLKASHPAIPVIIMSAHSDLDSAVSAFQGGAFEYLPKPFDLDDAVGLIRRACSQGRRQRQERNEISDLAPAKTPEIIGEAPAMQEVFRAVARLARSHITVLINGESGTGKELVARALHRHSPRANKAFIALNMAAIPRDLLESELFGHERGAFTGAQSRRAGRFEQADGGTLFLDEIGDMPAELQTRLLRVLADGEFFSVGAHTPTRVDVRIIAATHQNLETLVAQGRFREDLFHRLNVIRVHIPPMRERRQDIPLLLRHFLLEASRELGVDAKVLLPDVEEYLCRLDWPGNVRQLENTCRWITVMAAGREVHLDDLPPELLQIRQHETVALAEGGWEAAFKRWVYDSLSRGGHNVARDAIDVSEGILITTALQFTRGRRQEAAKLLGYGRNTLTRKISELKLGV; encoded by the coding sequence ATGAGCGGCAGCCAGAGTTGGGTAGTGGATGACGACCGCTCCATACGTTGGGTGCTGGAACGGGCTTTACAGAAAGCAGATATAAAACCGCGCTGTTTTCCCAACGCGGGCCTGTTGCTTAATGCGCTGGAAAGCTCTGCTCCCGATGCCATTCTAACCGATATACGCATACCGGATATGGATGGTTTTACGCTGTTGAAACGGCTTAAAGCCTCCCATCCCGCCATTCCAGTCATCATCATGTCGGCGCACTCCGACCTGGACAGCGCAGTCTCCGCGTTTCAGGGCGGTGCCTTCGAATACCTGCCCAAACCTTTCGATCTGGACGACGCGGTCGGTCTGATCCGCCGCGCCTGCAGTCAGGGCCGGCGGCAGCGTCAGGAGCGCAACGAGATTTCGGATCTGGCCCCAGCCAAAACCCCGGAAATTATCGGCGAGGCGCCGGCGATGCAGGAAGTATTCCGCGCTGTCGCGCGTCTGGCGCGTTCGCATATCACGGTGTTGATCAACGGCGAGTCCGGCACCGGCAAGGAGTTGGTGGCAAGGGCTCTGCACCGGCACAGTCCGCGCGCCAACAAGGCGTTTATCGCGCTGAATATGGCCGCGATACCGCGCGACCTGCTGGAGTCTGAGCTGTTCGGGCATGAGCGCGGCGCATTCACCGGCGCGCAATCGCGGCGCGCCGGGCGTTTCGAGCAGGCCGACGGCGGCACGCTGTTTCTGGATGAAATCGGCGACATGCCCGCCGAGCTGCAAACGCGTTTATTGCGCGTGCTGGCGGACGGCGAATTCTTTTCGGTGGGCGCGCATACGCCGACGCGCGTCGACGTGCGCATCATCGCCGCCACGCATCAAAACCTCGAAACCCTGGTTGCACAGGGACGTTTCCGCGAGGATTTGTTTCACCGCCTGAACGTGATACGCGTGCATATTCCGCCGATGCGCGAACGGCGCCAGGATATCCCGTTGCTGCTCAGGCACTTCCTGCTGGAAGCCAGCCGGGAGCTGGGCGTGGACGCAAAGGTACTATTGCCCGACGTCGAAGAATACCTGTGCCGGCTCGATTGGCCTGGTAACGTCAGACAGCTCGAGAACACCTGCCGCTGGATTACGGTGATGGCGGCGGGGCGCGAGGTGCATCTCGACGACCTTCCACCCGAATTGCTGCAGATCCGGCAGCATGAAACCGTTGCATTGGCGGAGGGCGGCTGGGAAGCAGCTTTCAAGCGCTGGGTATACGACAGTCTGAGCCGGGGCGGACACAATGTCGCCAGGGACGCCATAGACGTTTCGGAGGGTATACTGATTACTACCGCGCTACAGTTTACGCGCGGGCGCAGACAGGAGGCGGCAAAGCTGCTGGGCTACGGCAGGAATACGCTGACGCGAAAAATCAGCGAATTGAAACTCGGCGTGTAG
- the aroE gene encoding shikimate dehydrogenase — protein sequence MNTTFGVDRYAVFGHPIGHSKSPRIHTLFAQQTGQTIDYRAQDVMPESFNMDVESFFASGGKGLNCTVPLKELAFNLALQKSERALHAGAVNTLMIDATGHLWGDNTDGAGLICDLTINLQLDLSDKRLLILGAGGASRGIIQPLLEQNLANLVIANRTVEKAHALAKQFSGSGALATCSFDALAGQQFDLIINATSASLSDELPPLSGCPLAADGGCYDLAYGTQPTAFVRWGRENGASFSKDGLGMLVEQAALAFYLWRGVRPDTRPVIGLLESERK from the coding sequence ATGAATACGACATTCGGCGTCGATCGCTACGCCGTCTTCGGTCATCCCATCGGCCATAGCAAATCGCCGCGCATACACACGCTTTTTGCCCAACAAACCGGGCAAACTATTGACTACAGGGCTCAGGACGTGATGCCGGAATCGTTCAACATGGACGTGGAAAGTTTCTTTGCAAGCGGAGGGAAAGGCTTGAACTGCACGGTGCCGCTTAAAGAGCTTGCCTTCAATCTCGCCTTACAAAAAAGCGAGCGTGCGCTTCATGCCGGCGCCGTCAATACCCTGATGATTGATGCAACGGGCCATTTGTGGGGGGATAACACCGATGGCGCAGGCCTGATATGCGATTTAACAATCAATCTGCAGTTGGATCTGAGCGACAAACGCTTGTTGATACTCGGCGCAGGGGGTGCCAGCCGCGGCATTATTCAACCGCTGCTGGAACAAAACCTTGCCAACCTCGTCATTGCAAATCGCACTGTAGAAAAAGCGCACGCGCTGGCAAAACAGTTCTCCGGTTCAGGGGCCCTGGCAACCTGCAGCTTCGATGCGCTGGCTGGTCAACAGTTCGATTTGATCATCAACGCCACATCCGCAAGTCTGAGCGATGAGCTCCCCCCTCTTTCCGGCTGCCCGCTGGCTGCCGACGGAGGCTGCTACGATCTGGCCTATGGCACGCAACCCACAGCATTTGTACGCTGGGGGCGGGAAAACGGCGCGTCTTTCAGCAAGGACGGCCTGGGCATGCTGGTCGAGCAGGCTGCACTGGCCTTTTATCTCTGGCGCGGGGTACGTCCCGATACAAGGCCCGTAATCGGTCTGCTGGAAAGCGAAAGAAAATAG
- a CDS encoding alginate export family protein, with amino-acid sequence MRFKTKPLGFAITAGTALMTAQFALTSPVWATTPPSDIDATLTPAPVSEPAKAAPPATAKREAVPAEYAGQGISTAKAPKDDPKGSIAPEYFNNRPRQNLGAVESQRKDELSGKANWENKENFRLHDLFQLPEWISLSIEDRIRYEAYATPWRGGAPTKQSFVGQDALVNQLVVWNEFRFNDQWRAGYEFWDARSLVNGPYQQGYTKTGATVIQPYVDSLNSSTVNTGQFAQIYAAYIHRGLFDAVDSETKAGQMTMSVGSNRLIGRAAYRNTQQQYVGVQQRFREAKGDWELLAFANVPEILYPGSPTPQNYSSTYSTQQAMTDNVIWNRPQTNAYFTGAMFTQNKLFDGSKGELYLYYLNEGPENILNRRLFTPGFRIYKASKKGEFNYELETIGQTGTAVVKSSTANFQANLYNPTALTSASNASTSSSGYLPSQNVGGVFQHIHAGYTFDTNFDPRLTLQWDYGTSHFDTLYGPTVFEYGPTGIGGFFANRTNINSPGWKFEFIPHRDVTVYVNQRWWWLADAYSTSGWAGTNIFNSTSGKNYQGSYVGQTIELNARWDAHENVSFQAGWQVLMKGDLAISGTGAVGVGSVQTTTGGYSTSGLSGGWTNGAIQHNGSNVNLWYTQMQVRF; translated from the coding sequence ATGAGATTTAAAACAAAACCACTGGGGTTTGCCATCACGGCAGGAACGGCGCTCATGACAGCGCAATTTGCGCTGACCTCCCCTGTATGGGCAACTACGCCGCCTTCTGATATTGATGCGACGCTCACACCGGCGCCTGTCTCTGAGCCTGCAAAGGCTGCCCCCCCTGCTACCGCCAAGCGTGAAGCGGTCCCTGCTGAATATGCCGGCCAAGGAATCAGCACAGCCAAGGCGCCCAAAGACGATCCCAAAGGCAGTATAGCGCCAGAGTACTTTAACAACCGCCCACGTCAAAACCTGGGGGCGGTCGAAAGCCAGAGAAAGGATGAGCTTTCAGGCAAGGCCAACTGGGAAAATAAAGAGAATTTCAGACTTCACGATCTTTTCCAGCTTCCGGAGTGGATTTCCTTGAGCATTGAGGATCGCATCCGCTATGAGGCCTATGCCACTCCCTGGCGTGGCGGTGCTCCAACCAAACAATCCTTCGTGGGGCAGGACGCCCTTGTTAATCAGCTGGTCGTGTGGAACGAGTTTCGTTTCAACGATCAATGGCGCGCAGGGTATGAGTTTTGGGATGCACGATCGTTGGTCAACGGGCCTTATCAGCAAGGTTACACTAAAACCGGTGCCACGGTAATTCAGCCCTATGTCGACTCGCTGAACAGCTCAACGGTAAATACCGGACAGTTCGCCCAGATTTACGCGGCTTACATCCATCGTGGCCTCTTCGATGCGGTCGATAGCGAAACCAAGGCGGGCCAGATGACGATGTCAGTCGGTTCGAACCGTCTCATCGGTCGCGCGGCTTATCGCAACACCCAGCAGCAGTATGTGGGTGTACAGCAACGTTTTCGCGAAGCGAAGGGGGATTGGGAGCTTCTTGCGTTCGCCAACGTACCCGAAATTCTGTATCCAGGTTCGCCAACTCCGCAGAATTACAGCTCAACGTATAGCACGCAGCAGGCCATGACCGATAACGTTATCTGGAACCGGCCGCAGACCAATGCCTATTTCACCGGCGCCATGTTTACACAAAACAAGCTGTTCGACGGCAGCAAGGGTGAACTCTACCTCTACTACCTGAATGAAGGCCCCGAGAACATCCTCAACCGGAGGCTCTTCACCCCAGGTTTCCGTATTTATAAAGCCAGCAAGAAGGGGGAGTTCAACTACGAACTCGAAACCATCGGTCAGACCGGAACTGCCGTTGTGAAGTCATCCACTGCGAATTTCCAGGCCAATCTCTATAACCCCACGGCCTTGACGAGCGCTTCCAACGCATCGACTTCCTCTTCCGGATACTTGCCGTCACAGAATGTAGGGGGAGTATTTCAGCACATCCATGCTGGTTATACCTTCGACACCAATTTTGACCCAAGACTCACACTCCAATGGGATTATGGTACCTCACACTTCGATACCCTCTATGGTCCGACCGTCTTCGAATACGGTCCCACGGGTATCGGCGGCTTCTTTGCCAACCGTACCAACATTAATTCCCCAGGCTGGAAGTTCGAGTTTATCCCTCATCGCGATGTCACGGTCTATGTCAACCAGCGCTGGTGGTGGCTCGCAGACGCCTACTCTACCTCGGGCTGGGCAGGCACCAACATTTTCAACTCGACCAGTGGAAAAAATTATCAGGGCAGCTATGTAGGCCAAACCATCGAACTCAATGCTCGCTGGGATGCCCACGAAAACGTGTCTTTCCAGGCGGGTTGGCAGGTGCTCATGAAAGGCGATCTGGCCATCTCTGGTACGGGCGCCGTGGGCGTGGGCAGTGTTCAAACAACCACCGGAGGCTATTCCACCAGCGGTCTTTCAGGCGGATGGACCAATGGCGCAATCCAGCACAATGGCAGCAACGTAAACCTCTGGTATACCCAGATGCAGGTTAGGTTCTAA